One segment of Strix aluco isolate bStrAlu1 chromosome 4, bStrAlu1.hap1, whole genome shotgun sequence DNA contains the following:
- the PTGER2 gene encoding prostaglandin E2 receptor EP2 subtype: protein MNGTGPGLCERGGALPAGARPLISAVMFSAGLLGNLLALGLLLRCRRGPRPRPPSLFHVLVLALVVTDLLGTCSVSPFVLASYHRNRTLTALAQGGHICLYFGFAMSFFGLATMLILFAMALERCLALGRPYFYERFLSPRTGLVALPAIYTFSAAFCSLPLVGFGQYVQYCPGTWCFIQMHLDYLQDNGSREVSGLDVTFSLLYATLLLFLILSVLLCNLSVIVNLARMHRRGQKTRRMASLEQPRAAGGCGRRMFSMAEEIDHLLLLSIMTITFVICSLPFTIRAYVNKFREEEDNHDWDLLALRFLSINSIVDPWVFAILRPPVLRLMRSALCCQVTPTSQDRQTPSPAKTKLATQLDPCGP, encoded by the exons atgaACGGGACGGGCCCGGGGCTGTGCGAGCGCGGCGGAGCGCTGCCGGCCGGGGCCCGCCCGCTGATCAGCGCCGTGATGTTCTCCGCCGGGCTCCTGGGCAACCTCCTGGCTTTGGGGCTACTCCTGCGCTGCCGCCGtggcccccgcccccgccctccctcccttttCCACGTCCTGGTGCTGGCCCTGGTGGTCACCGACCTGCTGGGCACCTGCTCCGTTAGCCCCTTTGTCCTGGCCTCCTATCACCGCAACCGCACGCTGACCGCCCTGGCTCAAGGAGGACACATCTGCCTCTACTTCGGCTTCGCCATGAGCTTCTTCGGCCTCGCCACCATGCTCATCCTCTTCGCCATGGCGCTGGAGCGATGCCTGGCCCTGGGGCGGCCTTACTTCTACGAGCGCTTTCTCAGCCCCCGCACGGGTTTGGTGGCCCTGCCCGCCATCTACACCTTCTCCGCCGCCTTCTGCTCCTTGCCGCTGGTGGGCTTCGGGCAGTACGTCCAGTATTGCCCCGGCACTTGGTGCTTCATTCAGATGCACCTGGACTACCTCCAGGACAACGGCAGCAGGGAGGTGTCCGGGTTGGATGTCACCTTCTCACTTCTCTATGCCaccctgctcctcttcctcatcctctccGTGCTGCTCTGCAACCTCAGTGTCATCGTCAACCTGGCTCGCATGCACCGCCGCGGGCAGAAGACCCGCCGGATGGCCTCACTCGAGCAGCCCCGGGCGGCCGGCGGCTGCGGCCGGCGCATGTTCTCCATGGCCGAGGAGATTGAccatctccttctcctctccatcaTGACCATCACCTTCGTCATCTGCTCCCTGCCGTTCACG ATCCGTGCCTACGTGAACAAGttcagagaggaagaggacaacCACGACTGGGACCTCCTAGCCCTGAGATTTCTCTCTATTAATTCCATCGTCGACCCTTGGGTCTTTGCCATCCTGAGGCCGCCGGTCCTGCGGTTGATGCGCTCGGCGCTGTGCTGCCAGGTGACCCCCACGAGCCAGGACAGACAGACTCCGTCCCCCGCAAAGACAAAACTGGCAACACAGCTGGATCCCTGTGGGCCGTAG